Proteins encoded together in one Mycolicibacter minnesotensis window:
- a CDS encoding VOC family protein, which yields MTRIRPFLMFQGGTAAAAIELYLAAIPGASVVSSVPHPEPASGIMLAELDLAGLRVLVSDSAVDHGFDFTPSSSLFIDVADRAELERLVAALGEGGATLMPLGEYGFSTAFAWVNDRFGVSWQLNLP from the coding sequence GTGACCCGCATCAGGCCATTCCTCATGTTCCAAGGCGGCACCGCTGCCGCCGCGATCGAGCTGTACCTGGCCGCGATCCCGGGCGCATCGGTGGTCTCGTCGGTCCCTCACCCCGAACCTGCGTCCGGCATCATGCTGGCCGAGCTCGACCTGGCCGGGCTGCGTGTGCTGGTCAGCGACAGTGCAGTCGACCACGGCTTTGACTTCACGCCGTCGAGCTCACTGTTCATCGACGTCGCCGACCGCGCGGAGTTGGAGCGGCTGGTGGCCGCTCTGGGGGAGGGCGGAGCCACCTTGATGCCGCTCGGCGAATACGGTTTCTCCACCGCATTCGCCTGGGTCAACGATCGGTTCGGAGTGTCCTGGCAGCTCAACCTGCCCTGA
- a CDS encoding helix-turn-helix domain-containing protein has product MPTRPGQTDPERAAAWAQRRIDVGFRIRTLRTELGITQEALALKSGVTRNVLIDVEHGRRSLLYERLFDLADALGVPVTELMQNP; this is encoded by the coding sequence GTGCCCACGCGCCCCGGACAGACCGACCCCGAGCGGGCTGCTGCATGGGCGCAGCGACGCATCGACGTCGGCTTCCGAATCCGCACGCTGCGAACCGAACTCGGGATCACCCAAGAGGCCCTGGCGCTGAAGTCGGGGGTTACCCGCAATGTCTTGATCGATGTAGAGCACGGCCGACGCAGCCTGCTCTACGAGCGGCTATTCGACCTGGCAGATGCGCTTGGCGTGCCCGTCACAGAACTCATGCAAAACCCGTAG
- the nrdF gene encoding class 1b ribonucleoside-diphosphate reductase subunit beta, with protein sequence MTADPIEAINWNEIADQRDLDVWNRLTANFWLPEKVPLSNDLPSWHTLTDEQQTLTIRVFTGLTLLDTMQGTVGCIEMLADSATPHEEAVYTNMAFMESVHAKSYSSIFSTLCSTPEITAAFAWSRENTFLQRKAHIVRDFYRGDDPLKKKISSVMLESFMFYSGFYLPLHWASRSILTNTADIIRLIIRDEAVHGFYVGYKFQQGMQAATAQRRTELADFAYSMLTELYDNEIDYARDLYDPLGMTEPVLPYMRYNANKALANLGLAPLFPADDTRVPAEIMSALDPGAAENHDFFSGSGSSYVIGSQQPTTDDDWDF encoded by the coding sequence GTGACCGCCGACCCGATCGAGGCGATCAACTGGAACGAGATAGCCGACCAGCGCGACCTCGACGTGTGGAACCGGCTGACCGCGAACTTCTGGCTCCCGGAGAAGGTTCCACTGTCCAACGACCTACCCAGTTGGCACACCCTGACCGACGAGCAGCAGACCCTGACCATTCGGGTCTTCACCGGCCTGACGCTGCTCGACACCATGCAGGGCACCGTCGGCTGTATCGAGATGCTCGCCGACTCCGCCACTCCGCACGAGGAGGCGGTCTACACCAACATGGCGTTCATGGAGTCGGTGCACGCCAAGAGCTACAGCTCGATCTTCTCCACCCTGTGCTCGACTCCCGAGATCACCGCGGCCTTTGCCTGGTCGCGGGAGAACACCTTCTTACAGCGCAAAGCCCACATCGTGCGCGACTTCTACCGGGGCGACGACCCGCTGAAGAAGAAGATCAGTTCGGTGATGCTGGAGTCGTTCATGTTCTACAGCGGCTTCTATCTGCCGCTGCATTGGGCATCGCGTTCGATCCTGACCAACACCGCCGACATCATCCGGCTGATCATCCGCGACGAGGCGGTGCACGGCTTCTACGTCGGCTACAAGTTCCAGCAGGGAATGCAGGCCGCTACCGCGCAGCGCCGCACCGAGCTGGCCGACTTCGCCTACTCGATGCTCACTGAGCTCTACGACAATGAAATTGACTATGCCCGAGACCTTTACGACCCGCTCGGAATGACCGAACCGGTCCTTCCCTACATGCGCTACAACGCCAACAAAGCCCTGGCCAACCTCGGCCTCGCGCCGTTGTTCCCGGCCGATGACACGCGGGTGCCCGCCGAGATCATGTCTGCCCTGGACCCCGGGGCCGCGGAGAACCACGACTTCTTCTCCGGTTCGGGCAGCTCCTATGTGATCGGTTCCCAGCAGCCCACCACCGACGACGATTGGGATTTCTGA
- a CDS encoding DUF5997 family protein, translating into MSRPNAQSMKPATAAKKLDVYLPATPPQFQENAITRAELAALQEDPPQWLKDLRKNGPHPKNLVAAKLGISISGLTRGDVDKAMTTEQIDQLLADKPAWLIAERESYQEVLREQRRIKALHADQARES; encoded by the coding sequence ATGAGCAGGCCGAACGCACAGTCCATGAAACCCGCGACGGCGGCCAAGAAACTGGACGTGTATCTGCCCGCGACTCCTCCGCAGTTCCAGGAGAACGCGATCACCCGAGCCGAGCTCGCCGCACTGCAGGAAGACCCGCCCCAGTGGCTTAAGGACCTGCGCAAGAACGGACCGCACCCCAAAAACCTGGTGGCGGCCAAGCTCGGTATCTCGATCTCCGGTCTTACTCGAGGCGACGTCGACAAGGCGATGACGACAGAGCAGATCGATCAGCTCTTGGCCGACAAGCCGGCGTGGCTGATCGCCGAACGCGAGAGCTACCAGGAAGTCCTGCGTGAGCAGCGGCGCATCAAAGCGCTGCATGCCGACCAGGCCCGCGAGAGCTGA
- a CDS encoding NAD(P)/FAD-dependent oxidoreductase has product MVQRFDLAVVGGGPAGSAAAWQARQAGASVVVVDKAEFPRDKPCGDGLTARAVSYLQRMGLAEQVSQFHRVNRVKVFSPSEWELSFPRRPGMPDHGYVARRPELDTLLLKHAEAAGAEIRQSAEAAGPLLDDTGRVTGVLLKGGEKVLADAVIAADGAYSPIKRALKLDSDYNGYSAIAIRAEMPAVRPDVDSLDIYLKLLFQGDQLPGYGWVFPLGDGRINIGLGYVNSYKNWQAINATHFLGEFLETLPREWELPSITELKQSKTVRAWRLPMGFTAWPPWRPGVLFTGDSLGAGRPTSGAGISKALESGLAAGECAVAALANGGPDDFTNYAQRMEAAWGQEYRRGRFFHKLAGNPTVAKTGLKLLDNARFRNMLLTRLYKGQEGPAHRF; this is encoded by the coding sequence GTGGTGCAGCGATTCGACCTTGCGGTAGTCGGCGGAGGTCCAGCGGGGTCAGCGGCCGCCTGGCAAGCCAGGCAGGCCGGCGCAAGTGTCGTGGTCGTGGACAAGGCAGAGTTCCCGCGGGACAAGCCCTGCGGGGACGGCCTGACCGCGCGCGCCGTGAGCTACCTGCAACGGATGGGACTCGCCGAGCAGGTTTCCCAGTTCCACCGAGTCAATCGGGTGAAGGTGTTCAGCCCGAGCGAGTGGGAGCTGTCGTTCCCCCGCCGGCCCGGAATGCCCGATCACGGTTATGTGGCGCGCCGCCCGGAGCTGGACACGTTGCTGCTCAAGCACGCCGAGGCGGCCGGCGCCGAGATCCGGCAGTCCGCCGAAGCCGCGGGCCCGTTGCTCGACGACACCGGCCGGGTGACCGGCGTGCTGCTCAAGGGTGGCGAGAAGGTGCTGGCCGACGCGGTGATCGCCGCCGACGGCGCCTACTCCCCGATCAAGCGGGCGCTCAAGCTCGACTCGGACTACAACGGCTACTCCGCGATCGCGATCCGCGCCGAGATGCCGGCCGTGCGGCCCGACGTGGATTCACTCGACATCTACCTGAAGCTGCTGTTTCAAGGCGACCAACTGCCCGGCTACGGCTGGGTGTTCCCGCTGGGCGACGGCCGGATAAACATCGGCTTGGGCTACGTCAACAGCTACAAGAACTGGCAGGCCATCAACGCCACGCATTTCCTGGGCGAGTTCCTCGAGACGTTGCCGCGGGAGTGGGAGCTGCCCTCGATCACCGAACTCAAGCAGTCCAAGACGGTGCGCGCCTGGCGCCTGCCGATGGGATTCACCGCGTGGCCGCCGTGGCGACCCGGGGTGCTGTTCACCGGCGACTCCTTAGGTGCGGGCAGGCCGACGTCGGGCGCGGGGATCTCCAAGGCTCTGGAATCCGGGCTGGCCGCCGGTGAGTGCGCCGTAGCGGCGCTGGCCAACGGCGGCCCGGATGACTTCACCAATTACGCCCAGCGCATGGAAGCGGCCTGGGGCCAGGAGTACCGGCGTGGCCGGTTCTTTCACAAGCTGGCCGGCAATCCGACAGTGGCCAAGACCGGCCTCAAACTGCTGGACAACGCCCGCTTTCGCAACATGCTGCTGACCCGGCTCTACAAAGGTCAGGAAGGCCCCGCGCACCGGTTCTGA
- a CDS encoding TetR/AcrR family transcriptional regulator has protein sequence MRGTTRPKPAENGGQKVDARSERWREHRKKVRREIVDAAFRSIDRLGPEVSVREIAEEAGTAKPKIYRHFADKDDLFEAVGARLRDDLWTAIFASIDVATNSLRDIVRRSVEEYVTLVDEHPNVLRFFIQGRARAQSESRMRALNEGRTITLAMAEMINHELQDLDLNRGALELAAFAAFGSATSATDWWLGPELDSPRRMPRDTFVDYLTTIMISVVAGTAENLGIVMDPDQPIHEAVRHQPVA, from the coding sequence GTGCGCGGAACGACGAGACCCAAGCCGGCCGAAAACGGGGGGCAGAAGGTCGATGCGCGCAGTGAGCGTTGGCGCGAACACCGCAAGAAGGTCCGCAGGGAGATCGTCGACGCCGCCTTCCGGTCCATTGACCGGCTCGGACCCGAGGTCAGTGTGCGCGAGATCGCCGAGGAAGCGGGTACCGCCAAGCCCAAGATCTACCGGCACTTCGCCGACAAGGATGACCTGTTTGAGGCGGTCGGGGCTCGGCTGCGTGACGATCTCTGGACGGCGATCTTCGCCTCTATCGATGTCGCCACCAACTCGCTGCGCGACATCGTTCGGCGCAGCGTCGAAGAGTACGTGACGCTGGTCGACGAGCATCCCAATGTGCTGCGGTTCTTCATTCAGGGGCGGGCACGCGCACAGTCCGAGTCGAGGATGCGGGCACTCAACGAAGGCCGCACCATCACCCTGGCGATGGCCGAGATGATCAATCACGAACTGCAAGACCTCGATCTCAACCGCGGGGCGCTGGAGCTGGCCGCCTTCGCGGCCTTCGGCAGCGCGACCTCGGCAACCGACTGGTGGCTGGGTCCGGAATTGGACAGCCCGCGGCGCATGCCGCGCGACACGTTCGTGGACTACCTGACGACGATCATGATCAGTGTCGTGGCCGGTACCGCCGAGAATCTCGGCATCGTGATGGACCCCGATCAGCCGATACACGAGGCGGTCCGGCATCAACCGGTCGCCTGA
- a CDS encoding cellulase family glycosylhydrolase, with the protein MTPLRRIHTALAAALLAVSTLTGAASVAPPDPVSVSPMTAPQLIHLETITLVNAETSDVATQVFGVADSNLYTLNQSDLVAQLSAIRDLGVTDLRLGVPWIYIQPTATTYDWAQMDSVINTAHGMGFSITAAITGNPVWGGTPIAGAPDPTAYAAFAAEVAQRYSGEISTYEIWNEPNGVIFYSPVSAETYTTVLQAAYTAIKAVDPDVTVLAGALGATTTIAGLSVSPQEFLAQMYASGAQGYFDAVSYHPYHYTLPFSAGLGLTNSPWEQVQALNAIMAANGDGDLKIWATEYGNATTPVFGVSETVQANFLEDFLVAWSKLPFAGPAFIYSGQDVATGMLNHEANFGLFTDDGTPKSAAEVLAALIAARDSGALPDYSAPLLPEAEVVYLQLASIASGLINQALIIPNAIFEAFYHVLPEPLQQVFTAVSDFITAATTDFLEATKPLALDAITVLLDLGF; encoded by the coding sequence TTGACACCCCTACGTCGCATCCACACGGCGCTCGCCGCGGCCCTGCTGGCCGTCTCGACCCTGACCGGGGCCGCCAGCGTCGCGCCACCGGATCCCGTCAGCGTCTCGCCGATGACGGCGCCGCAACTGATCCACCTTGAGACGATCACGCTCGTCAACGCCGAGACCAGTGACGTCGCCACCCAGGTGTTCGGCGTGGCGGACTCCAACCTCTACACCCTGAACCAATCCGACCTCGTTGCCCAGCTCAGCGCGATCCGTGACCTCGGGGTCACCGACCTGCGCCTGGGCGTGCCCTGGATCTACATCCAGCCGACCGCCACCACCTACGACTGGGCCCAGATGGACAGCGTGATCAACACCGCGCATGGCATGGGGTTCTCCATTACCGCTGCGATCACGGGGAATCCGGTCTGGGGCGGCACACCGATCGCGGGGGCACCGGACCCGACCGCATATGCCGCGTTCGCCGCCGAGGTGGCCCAGCGCTATAGCGGCGAGATCTCGACCTACGAGATCTGGAACGAACCCAACGGGGTGATCTTCTACTCCCCGGTCAGCGCCGAGACGTACACCACCGTGCTGCAAGCCGCCTATACCGCGATCAAAGCGGTGGACCCCGACGTGACCGTGCTGGCGGGTGCGCTGGGCGCGACCACGACCATCGCCGGGCTCAGCGTGAGCCCACAAGAGTTCCTGGCGCAGATGTATGCCAGTGGGGCGCAAGGCTATTTCGACGCGGTGAGCTATCACCCCTATCACTACACGCTGCCGTTCTCCGCCGGCCTGGGCCTGACCAACTCGCCCTGGGAACAGGTCCAGGCGCTCAACGCCATCATGGCCGCCAACGGTGACGGCGATCTGAAGATCTGGGCTACCGAGTATGGCAACGCCACTACCCCGGTCTTCGGTGTGAGCGAGACCGTCCAGGCCAATTTCCTCGAGGATTTCCTCGTCGCCTGGTCCAAGCTCCCGTTCGCCGGACCAGCCTTTATCTACAGCGGCCAGGACGTCGCGACCGGAATGCTCAACCACGAGGCGAATTTCGGTCTGTTCACCGACGACGGCACACCAAAGTCAGCTGCCGAGGTGTTGGCCGCCCTGATCGCGGCCAGGGACAGCGGCGCCCTACCTGACTACAGCGCGCCGCTGCTGCCCGAGGCCGAAGTGGTTTACCTGCAGCTGGCCTCGATCGCCTCCGGCCTGATCAACCAGGCCCTGATCATCCCTAACGCGATCTTTGAGGCGTTCTACCACGTGTTGCCCGAGCCCTTGCAGCAGGTTTTCACCGCGGTGTCGGACTTCATCACTGCGGCCACGACCGACTTCCTGGAGGCCACCAAACCGCTGGCCCTGGATGCCATCACCGTTTTGCTGGATCTCGGGTTCTAA
- the nrdF gene encoding class 1b ribonucleoside-diphosphate reductase subunit beta: MSENVKLIDRTSAINWNRVQDDKDAEVWDRLTGNFWLPEKVPVSNDLPSWGTLTDHEKQLTMRVFTGLTLLDTIQGTVGAVSLIPDSLTPHEQAVYTNIAFMESVHAKSYSQIFSTLCSTSEIDDAFRWSEENPNLQRKAEIVMQYYRGDEPLKRKVASTLLESFLFYSGFYLPMYWSSRAKLTNTADMIRLIIRDEAVHGYYIGYKYQRGLALVDEAKQGELKEYTYDLLYELYENEVEYTQDLYDDVGLTEDVKKFLRYNANKALMNLGYEALFPREETDVNPAILSALSPNADENHDFFSGSGSSYVIGKAVVTEDEDWEF, encoded by the coding sequence GTGTCCGAAAATGTGAAGCTGATCGACCGGACGTCGGCGATCAACTGGAACCGGGTACAAGACGACAAGGACGCCGAGGTCTGGGACCGCCTGACCGGCAATTTCTGGTTGCCCGAGAAGGTTCCGGTCTCCAACGATCTGCCGTCGTGGGGGACTCTGACCGACCACGAGAAGCAGCTCACCATGCGGGTCTTCACCGGTCTGACCCTGCTGGACACCATCCAGGGCACGGTCGGCGCGGTCAGTCTGATCCCCGACTCCCTGACGCCCCACGAGCAGGCGGTCTACACCAACATCGCGTTCATGGAGTCGGTGCACGCCAAGAGCTACAGCCAGATCTTCTCCACGCTGTGTTCGACCAGCGAGATCGACGACGCGTTCCGCTGGTCGGAGGAGAACCCCAACCTGCAGCGCAAGGCCGAGATCGTCATGCAGTACTACCGCGGTGACGAGCCGCTCAAGCGCAAGGTGGCCTCCACGCTGCTGGAGAGCTTCCTGTTCTACTCCGGCTTCTACCTGCCGATGTACTGGTCGAGCCGGGCCAAGCTGACCAACACCGCCGACATGATCCGGTTGATCATTCGCGACGAGGCGGTGCACGGCTACTACATCGGCTACAAGTATCAGCGGGGCCTGGCTCTCGTGGACGAGGCCAAGCAGGGTGAGCTCAAGGAGTACACCTACGACCTGCTCTATGAGCTCTACGAGAACGAGGTCGAATACACCCAGGACCTCTACGACGACGTCGGCCTGACCGAGGACGTCAAGAAGTTCCTGCGTTACAACGCCAACAAGGCGTTGATGAACCTCGGCTACGAGGCGCTGTTCCCGCGCGAGGAGACCGACGTGAATCCGGCGATTCTGTCGGCGCTGTCGCCCAACGCCGACGAGAACCACGACTTCTTCTCGGGTTCGGGATCCTCCTACGTGATCGGTAAGGCCGTCGTCACCGAAGACGAGGACTGGGAGTTCTGA
- a CDS encoding LysR family substrate-binding domain-containing protein — protein sequence MNPPSLTLGYVPGATPAKWARVWAERHPDVPLGLHTVDAADAADAVRAGTVDVALLRPPPDVSGLSVIPLYEETTVAVVPKDHVFSAVDEIAIADLEEEPVLLPLDDVVAWGDAPGARVEYRPENTAEAIELVAAGMGALIVPQSLARLHHRKDLTYRPITTAPPCPVALAFAAGTQSPLVEEFVGIVRGRKAGSSRGQTQPAPKRSAREKTLAKQAARAAAGKVARKPGGAGRGRR from the coding sequence GTGAATCCGCCTTCCCTCACCCTTGGCTATGTCCCCGGTGCGACACCGGCGAAGTGGGCCCGGGTCTGGGCGGAGCGGCATCCGGACGTGCCGTTGGGGCTGCACACCGTCGACGCCGCAGACGCGGCTGACGCAGTACGGGCGGGCACCGTCGATGTCGCGTTGCTGCGGCCACCGCCGGACGTATCCGGGCTGTCGGTGATTCCGCTGTATGAGGAGACGACGGTGGCCGTGGTACCCAAGGACCACGTCTTTAGCGCAGTCGATGAGATCGCCATCGCCGACCTCGAGGAAGAGCCGGTCCTGCTCCCACTCGACGACGTTGTCGCCTGGGGGGACGCGCCCGGAGCCCGCGTCGAATACCGCCCCGAAAACACCGCGGAGGCAATAGAGCTCGTCGCCGCCGGAATGGGTGCACTCATCGTTCCGCAGTCGCTGGCGCGGCTGCACCACCGCAAGGACCTCACCTACCGCCCGATCACCACGGCGCCCCCCTGCCCGGTGGCGCTGGCCTTCGCCGCGGGAACCCAGTCGCCGCTGGTCGAAGAGTTCGTCGGCATTGTGCGCGGCCGCAAGGCAGGGTCGTCACGCGGCCAGACGCAGCCGGCGCCCAAGCGCAGCGCGCGAGAGAAGACCCTCGCCAAACAAGCCGCCCGCGCCGCGGCAGGCAAGGTGGCCCGCAAGCCGGGCGGAGCAGGGCGCGGGCGGCGCTGA